In Neobacillus endophyticus, a single window of DNA contains:
- a CDS encoding LPD11 domain-containing protein, which produces MGNNIRTMELLGEDYWSRPVYKCIETGNLYKDITLGSERPELYSCGNDFEGEPDFPIKSELEIHFKVTEKQTNREDRFNYMLLDRLRMDCEYFLGNGNRNVKHLWANNEKDHIGKMKDLYNSFDEKPEWLTYEQILHYEKLISNSK; this is translated from the coding sequence GTGGGAAACAATATTAGAACAATGGAATTATTAGGCGAGGATTATTGGAGCAGACCAGTTTACAAATGTATAGAAACGGGAAACTTATATAAAGACATAACGCTCGGAAGTGAGAGACCCGAATTATATAGTTGTGGGAATGATTTCGAAGGGGAGCCCGATTTTCCTATCAAAAGTGAGTTAGAAATACATTTCAAAGTAACAGAAAAACAAACGAATCGAGAAGATAGATTTAATTATATGTTATTGGATCGATTGAGAATGGACTGTGAGTATTTTTTAGGAAATGGAAACAGAAATGTAAAACATCTGTGGGCGAATAACGAAAAAGATCACATTGGTAAAATGAAAGACTTATATAATAGTTTTGATGAAAAGCCAGAGTGGCTAACGTATGAACAAATTTTACACTATGAAAAATTAATAAGTAATAGTAAATAA
- a CDS encoding phosphoadenosine phosphosulfate reductase domain-containing protein: protein MNDIFQEIKDHMKEVYLQDDMPMALAYSGGKDSTLLLLLLWEMLASLPQEQRKKSVYLISSDTGVETPDMTDYVHRAIGKIQQSAEQQNIPIVTSLVKPNMKQSFFWKVIGKGTLVPTPNTKHRWCTHTLKIDPTKEKLKELLVQSPIKLGSQQKHQLILMLGTRNEESARRAASISRYALSEESYFSRHSDFNEILCYQPLRFVSADFLWFKLMDYETLPFGVKMSELTVQYGESILECGVKVSSEQGKACSAAGNRAGCWTCGLVSGRDPMLLRQIQEGKSKYQYLLEWKELMLRMRNDIRYREVLPRQQFNKKLKELSQDRDRSNQIGLFELDENPYIDRYHTFKRAEYNEYAPGAMTVEGRRILLQYLLFIQEQTGYKLITEYEILAILDCWKETDGIIVSRNELVPTEFSYDGELIFLPNKKVNRKLTKNPNPIFYVNIDLKMDEGELYEFLKERQQSTGKSYFFFPNTFEIKEHTLVWNQVSFVVCSKGIETSIQAHEAVFEWLGWVYGSFTEKTHKAALNHLLLSALGEGVVNKLKEEKKKALSMLPKVEVPLLEQENGQFSLAI from the coding sequence ATGAATGACATTTTTCAAGAGATTAAAGACCATATGAAAGAGGTTTATTTGCAAGATGATATGCCAATGGCTTTGGCCTATTCCGGTGGAAAGGATTCGACTCTACTTTTACTTTTGTTGTGGGAAATGCTTGCTTCTTTGCCACAAGAACAAAGGAAAAAATCCGTCTATTTAATCTCGTCGGACACTGGAGTGGAAACACCAGATATGACGGATTATGTACACAGAGCCATCGGAAAAATTCAGCAGAGTGCTGAACAGCAAAATATACCGATTGTCACCAGTTTAGTAAAACCAAATATGAAGCAATCATTCTTTTGGAAAGTAATTGGCAAAGGTACTCTTGTACCCACACCAAACACTAAACATAGATGGTGCACTCATACTTTAAAAATAGATCCAACAAAAGAGAAATTAAAAGAACTTTTAGTCCAATCACCGATTAAATTAGGTAGTCAGCAGAAGCATCAGTTAATTTTAATGCTTGGGACCAGGAATGAGGAATCGGCACGTAGAGCGGCATCCATTTCGCGTTATGCTTTAAGCGAGGAATCCTATTTCAGTCGCCATAGTGATTTCAATGAAATTTTGTGTTACCAGCCTTTGCGCTTCGTATCCGCTGATTTTTTGTGGTTTAAACTTATGGATTATGAAACCCTACCTTTTGGAGTGAAAATGAGTGAGTTAACAGTTCAATACGGGGAATCGATTTTAGAGTGCGGTGTTAAGGTAAGTTCAGAACAAGGGAAAGCTTGTAGTGCTGCTGGCAATCGCGCAGGTTGTTGGACTTGCGGGTTAGTTAGTGGTCGAGATCCTATGCTACTTAGACAAATCCAAGAAGGAAAATCGAAATACCAGTATCTCCTTGAATGGAAAGAACTCATGTTGCGAATGAGGAACGACATTAGATACCGCGAGGTGCTGCCTCGACAACAATTCAATAAAAAGTTGAAGGAACTCTCACAAGACCGTGATAGATCGAATCAAATCGGATTGTTTGAGTTAGATGAAAATCCTTACATCGACCGTTACCATACGTTTAAACGTGCGGAATATAACGAATATGCCCCAGGTGCAATGACTGTTGAGGGGAGAAGGATTTTACTTCAGTATCTATTGTTTATTCAAGAGCAAACGGGCTATAAACTCATTACTGAATACGAGATTCTGGCCATTCTGGATTGTTGGAAAGAAACAGATGGAATAATAGTTTCCCGGAATGAGTTAGTCCCAACAGAATTTTCATATGACGGCGAGTTAATATTCCTTCCTAACAAGAAAGTAAATCGAAAACTGACGAAAAATCCTAATCCTATATTCTATGTGAACATAGACTTAAAGATGGATGAAGGTGAGCTGTATGAGTTTCTAAAGGAACGTCAACAAAGCACAGGGAAAAGTTACTTCTTTTTCCCTAACACGTTTGAAATTAAGGAACACACATTGGTTTGGAATCAGGTATCCTTTGTCGTTTGTTCCAAGGGAATTGAAACTTCCATACAGGCGCATGAAGCAGTGTTCGAATGGTTAGGATGGGTATATGGCTCGTTCACAGAAAAAACACATAAAGCGGCTCTTAATCACTTACTCTTATCTGCGTTGGGTGAAGGTGTCGTAAATAAATTAAAAGAGGAAAAAAAGAAAGCCTTGTCGATGTTGCCAAAAGTGGAAGTTCCACTTCTAGAGCAGGAAAATGGACAGTTCAGTTTAGCAATTTAA
- a CDS encoding type II toxin-antitoxin system death-on-curing family toxin, translating into MAIEYLTVEDVVELHDMALRDYGGLPGREKGKLEAKLALPMSGFGDYERFPTIEEKAAIYHYYLASGHCFADGNKRTSYLAAFVFLDWNGYGLMVDDDEVFYWTKTIANDKTRPPYEEAVEWIRQYMYKRDI; encoded by the coding sequence ATGGCAATTGAGTATCTCACGGTAGAAGATGTAGTAGAATTACATGATATGGCGTTACGTGACTATGGTGGTCTCCCTGGCAGAGAAAAAGGCAAACTTGAAGCAAAGTTAGCATTACCTATGTCCGGTTTTGGTGACTATGAACGCTTCCCTACGATTGAAGAAAAAGCAGCTATTTACCATTACTACCTTGCAAGTGGTCATTGTTTTGCCGATGGTAACAAGCGTACATCTTATTTAGCAGCCTTCGTATTCTTAGATTGGAATGGATATGGATTAATGGTAGATGATGATGAAGTCTTTTATTGGACCAAAACGATTGCAAATGACAAAACTAGACCACCTTATGAAGAAGCTGTAGAATGGATCAGACAATATATGTATAAGAGAGATATATAA
- a CDS encoding bifunctional lytic transglycosylase/C40 family peptidase: MKLAKLTLGTMIVSCSFVGNLSAKAATDDTTKRIDQQLQTIQLQLNKMDSDINVIQNEETLLERQLSKLKLAIIENEKKVQETDAQLANAEGEIHDLQLNIDSYKSKLGIQSMNLNIDSLTPVLSLENEGTPDTLSSYEATKRLFENTSELNNLISVNDTLEEKIKNANSLKEDLAGMSELLTDQAKEKNDLLNDLETEETTAKKNRDSLFNESQTLTKHKSEIERAIQNEQDRLDGNWSTQPTESYTPTINLAPGEVPQQLMKYYLYAEQKYGVPWYYLAAINKIETNFNTDSTMVSTVGAIGPMQFLPATWVGQKYSTGGGLVDPNLDITNLQTIKAGNGYGVDADNDGMANPWDIADSIATAANYLSANGFATDIRKAIWHYNHADWYVDEVIALAETYKNNSAPTSSAAIQLNAGKENDVVTVGYRWINNSVYVFGGGRNQSDIQQGIFDCSSFVHWAFAQIGINLGELSSVSTDTLKAMGEPVNESDIRPGDLVFFDTYKKDGHVGIYIGNGKFIGAQSSTGVAIADMTTGYWKEKFNHRVIRILK, translated from the coding sequence ATGAAATTAGCAAAGCTAACGTTAGGCACCATGATTGTTAGCTGTAGTTTTGTAGGAAACCTTTCAGCGAAAGCAGCAACGGATGATACTACAAAAAGGATCGATCAACAGCTTCAAACTATTCAACTTCAACTAAACAAAATGGATAGTGACATTAATGTCATACAAAACGAGGAGACTCTATTAGAAAGACAACTAAGTAAATTGAAGTTGGCTATTATCGAAAATGAAAAGAAGGTACAAGAGACCGATGCCCAGCTTGCAAACGCAGAAGGGGAAATACATGATTTACAACTAAATATAGATTCATATAAATCAAAACTAGGCATTCAAAGTATGAATCTGAATATCGATAGTCTTACTCCTGTCCTTTCATTAGAGAATGAGGGAACTCCAGATACACTCTCTTCCTATGAAGCTACTAAACGATTATTTGAAAATACGAGTGAGTTAAATAATTTAATTTCAGTGAATGATACGTTAGAAGAAAAAATTAAGAATGCTAATTCATTAAAAGAAGATCTTGCGGGGATGTCTGAACTATTGACGGACCAAGCGAAAGAAAAAAACGACCTTTTGAATGACTTAGAAACTGAAGAAACGACCGCTAAGAAAAATAGGGATAGTCTTTTTAACGAGAGCCAAACCTTAACCAAACATAAGTCCGAAATTGAAAGAGCGATACAGAATGAACAAGATCGTTTGGACGGGAATTGGAGTACTCAACCGACCGAATCATATACTCCTACTATCAATTTGGCACCTGGTGAAGTACCGCAACAACTAATGAAATATTATCTCTATGCAGAACAAAAATATGGAGTGCCATGGTATTACTTGGCGGCTATTAATAAGATTGAAACCAACTTCAATACTGACTCTACAATGGTTTCAACAGTTGGAGCCATTGGTCCGATGCAGTTTCTTCCCGCCACATGGGTTGGACAAAAATATTCGACGGGCGGGGGATTAGTAGACCCCAATTTAGATATTACAAATTTGCAGACCATTAAAGCTGGGAATGGCTATGGAGTAGATGCGGATAATGACGGTATGGCAAACCCTTGGGATATCGCGGATAGTATTGCTACAGCAGCCAACTATCTTTCTGCAAATGGTTTTGCAACGGATATTCGAAAGGCTATTTGGCACTACAATCATGCAGACTGGTATGTGGATGAAGTCATTGCTCTAGCTGAAACATATAAAAATAATTCAGCCCCCACAAGTTCAGCAGCTATTCAGTTGAACGCTGGAAAAGAGAACGATGTGGTGACAGTTGGTTACAGGTGGATCAACAATTCCGTTTATGTATTTGGTGGAGGAAGAAATCAAAGCGACATTCAGCAGGGTATATTCGATTGCTCAAGTTTTGTCCATTGGGCTTTTGCTCAAATAGGAATTAACTTAGGTGAACTTAGTTCGGTTAGTACGGACACCTTAAAGGCAATGGGCGAACCAGTAAATGAAAGTGACATTCGCCCTGGTGATTTAGTGTTTTTTGATACGTATAAGAAGGATGGGCATGTTGGCATTTATATAGGAAACGGGAAGTTTATTGGAGCTCAAAGTTCTACGGGTGTAGCCATTGCGGATATGACGACAGGATATTGGAAAGAAAAATTCAATCATAGAGTAATTCGAATACTCAAATAA
- a CDS encoding DUF2628 domain-containing protein, with protein sequence MEEVEVTKNGLEKEEVSTSYGLTDLERLKTYVGNNTDKFFKRWGIKDDPSFDLNEYEPTQFNWNWPAFFLGGWWFAYRKMFLFAIVIEVINFMITILTNSGLMDSLEIGSNVLLAIMGNWFYFKKAKEDILKIKQKNLSAVEELEELTKTGRTSVPYCLLIFAVVAVIKVTWMIVKHKLF encoded by the coding sequence GTGGAAGAAGTAGAAGTAACAAAAAATGGTTTAGAAAAAGAAGAAGTTAGTACGTCATACGGATTAACAGATTTGGAAAGATTAAAAACGTACGTTGGTAATAACACCGACAAATTCTTTAAAAGATGGGGTATAAAGGATGATCCATCTTTCGACTTAAATGAGTACGAACCAACACAATTCAATTGGAACTGGCCTGCGTTTTTCTTAGGAGGTTGGTGGTTTGCATATAGAAAGATGTTCCTCTTTGCTATTGTAATTGAGGTAATCAATTTTATGATAACAATACTAACAAACTCAGGTTTAATGGATAGTTTAGAAATAGGTTCGAATGTGCTATTGGCTATAATGGGAAATTGGTTTTATTTTAAAAAAGCAAAAGAAGATATTTTAAAAATAAAGCAAAAGAATCTTTCAGCGGTAGAAGAATTAGAAGAGTTAACGAAAACGGGAAGAACAAGTGTACCTTACTGTTTGCTTATCTTTGCAGTTGTAGCGGTCATAAAAGTTACTTGGATGATTGTAAAACATAAATTATTCTAA
- a CDS encoding DUF3888 domain-containing protein — protein MAALLFTPLSFVKAEVYESQKDKMKPFVENASANDFLLGFIQPKVNNIIKKEYGKEMRWQWVKVKDIFSYTVSNEPKYYKVKTVVTVDDYYKPKSKFTFDSITLKITPQDGHLNSTDSGAKVELFEYKHSIKERYTH, from the coding sequence ATGGCTGCATTACTTTTCACTCCACTTTCTTTTGTAAAAGCAGAAGTTTATGAAAGTCAAAAGGACAAAATGAAACCATTCGTTGAAAATGCTTCTGCTAATGATTTTCTTCTAGGGTTTATTCAACCAAAAGTAAATAACATCATTAAAAAAGAATATGGAAAAGAAATGCGTTGGCAATGGGTTAAAGTAAAAGATATTTTTAGCTACACTGTTTCAAATGAACCAAAATACTATAAAGTAAAAACAGTGGTGACTGTGGATGATTATTACAAGCCAAAGTCAAAATTTACATTTGATTCAATAACTTTAAAAATAACGCCACAGGATGGTCATTTAAATTCAACTGATTCAGGAGCAAAAGTTGAACTATTTGAATATAAACACAGTATTAAGGAAAGATATACTCATTAA
- a CDS encoding DUF3888 domain-containing protein, which yields MKKSILIVIACSFLVSFTPVRADTVTKNNVQLRDDLIIHFLYPLISKELEKHYGEIKQYYCANILEIKKLRQGSYFFDVTVQVTTFEGAHNPPYDLVTIKFTNSDSKPWRAIEFKGRRLKPNEERKCRFPL from the coding sequence ATGAAAAAATCCATTCTTATAGTTATCGCCTGTTCGTTTCTTGTTTCATTTACACCAGTTAGAGCAGATACCGTAACAAAAAATAATGTACAATTGCGTGATGACTTGATTATCCATTTTCTTTATCCGTTAATTAGTAAAGAATTAGAAAAGCATTATGGTGAAATTAAGCAGTATTATTGTGCTAACATTCTCGAAATCAAGAAGTTAAGACAAGGCAGCTACTTCTTTGATGTAACTGTGCAGGTAACTACATTTGAAGGAGCTCACAATCCTCCTTATGATTTAGTTACCATCAAGTTTACGAATAGCGATTCCAAACCCTGGCGGGCTATTGAATTCAAAGGTAGAAGGTTAAAGCCAAACGAAGAACGTAAATGCAGATTTCCTTTGTAA